Genomic DNA from Vreelandella subglaciescola:
GCGCGGTCATAGTAACCCGCATAGAGCGTATCAATTAGTTCTCCATAGGATGCCTCGGTTGCATCATCGATACGCGCAGCTATCGCTTGTTGATCACTACCCTGGGTTCCATCACGAATCTCACGTACCAGATCCGCCGGAGTGGCACCTTCATTAAGTCGTCCTTCCCAGAAAGCAAGCCCGGCTGGCTCCGGTGCGCGCCCTAGCAGGTGCTCATAAAGGTAAGAAACCTGCTCTTTATGAGTGAGCCCGGCATAGATCTCATCAAATTCGGGTGCCTGAGTGAACGCATCAGCGACGGCGTCAAAGTCCTTCGTTTCCAGCTCTGCGGTCCAGTACTGCAGACCAGCCCAATCTGCAGGCCGTTCATAAATGGTGAGATACAGTCCTTGAATAATATCGGTCGATGACATCTTCTTCCCCTGAATGAAGTAATTTTTTTTAAATTTAAATTAATATATACACATAAACATCTCACTTATCACACAGGTAAGCAATCCATTCTCTGGGCATGGCGAAACTTTCTTAGGGACACGTATTTTCTTCCTGATGCCCTAATCATCACCCATTGCAGTAGTCAAAACTCGGGCGATGGGCGCATAAGCTCACTGGTAAAGGGCAGCGCCTGTCCAGCTACGCTTTAATGCAACCCAGCTGCCTAAACCGATAATTCAGCACCAGTTTCCTGAGCGCTTTTCGAGCCACTCGAGGAGCGCGGGGAGTTCTTTGACGTGGGCAATGCGCTGGACGCGAGGGGGCAACGGGCGGTCGTGGCGCTCGGCGATCCAAGCGGCATGCATGCCTAGCCGCTGGGCGGGGAGAACGTCTTCGTCCCACGAATCCCCCACGTGCATGGCGTGCTCGGGAGCGGCATCAAGGCGTGCAAGCGCAGTGAGAAAGGCCCTGGGATCGGGTTTGGGGGCGAGTATCTCGCCGGCGGCGATGGCCACGGGAAAGTGGTGCGCCAGCGGCTGGCGCGCCAGTTGAATGTTGCCGTTGGTGATCGCTGCCAGCCGGTAACGCTGGGCAAGCGTGGCCAGTAACGCGTCGGCTTCGGGGTGCGGCATGACTTTTAACCGCAGGCGGTGAAACTCGTTCATCGCCGCCGCCGCCAGCATCAGCGCGGCGCGGTGGTTGAGCCCGCAGGCTTCCAGCTGCTCGTTCAGCGCGTGCCTGCGCAGCCAGGTAAAATCGCCCCGCCGCTCGGGCACCTCAACGGCGAGGCGCTGGCGGCGGGCGAGATAGTCAGCCAGCCCGTTCGTTTGATTAAGCTCGGTGCCTCCAAGTCTCAGCGGCGGCTCGGCGCGCGCGGCTCGCCATGCCCCAAGTGCTGCCAGCAGCCAGCGATAGTGGCCGTGCTCGGTGCGCTCCATCACGCCGGCGTTGTCCCACAGGGTATCGTCCAGATCGAAGGTAATCGCGTGCAACATGGCGGTTGGCTCCTGGTTTTACTCTGACTCTTCGCGCCGGCGTTTGGCGCGCGGGTGGGCGGCGTCATAGCTCGCGGCCAGATGCTGCCAGTCAAGGCGCGTATACACCTGGGTGGTCGCCAGATTGGCGTGACCCAAAAGCTCCTGCACCGCGCGCAAATCCTGGCTGGATTCGAGCAGGTGACTGGCAAAGGAGTGGCGCAGCCGGTGTGGGTGAAGGTGCTCGGGCAACCCGCGCTCCAGCGCCAGCCGCGCCAGCCGCTTTTGAATTGCGCGGTGGCCAAGGCGGGCGCCTCGCCGGCCCACAAACAACGCCGGCTCCTCAGCGTCGGCAAGCACGCCGCGCACCTTGTGCCACTCGGCCAGCGCGTCGGCGGCGCGGCGCCCCACCGGCACCTGACGCGGCTTGCTGCCCTTACCCATCACCCGCGCACGCGACGCGTTGACATCGCCCGTATCCAGCGCGGCAAGCTCCGCCAGGCGCAGGCCGCTGGAGTAAAAAAGCTCCAGCATCGCCTGATCGCGCAGGCCAAGCGGGGTGTCATCAAAGGGCGTATCGAGAAAGCGCGCCAGCACGTCGACGTCCACCGGGCGTGGCAGGTGACTGGGCTGTTTGGGCGTACGCAGAAGCGCAATCGGATTATCCGCCAGCAGGCCTTCTGCTACCGCATGCTCACAGAAGCGCGACAGCGCTGCTCGGCGACGTGCCAGGCTGCGTGGGGCCAGGCCGCGGCTGCGTTCAGCGCCGAGAAACCGGCGCGCCAGCGCAGTATCCACATCCCCCGCGTTTGCAATACCCTGCCGCTCGGCAAACGCCGTGAAGGCGGCAAGATCGCGCCGGTAGGCGGCAATGGTTGCGGGGCTTGAGTGCTGGCCCAGCGCGGCGAGAAACGCCTCGATCTGGCCGCCAAGCGCCGCACTATTCATTCAGCGCCTCACTCATGGGGCGCCAGCCGCACCAGCAGCCGGGCGACGATATCCCCCAGATACTCGGTGAACTGGGTATCCATGCTGACGCGATACTGCTCGGGATCAGGGCTTGCCAGCAGCAGGTAGCCCAGCGCGTCACCGGCGGCCAGCCGCGTCACCGCGCACGAGCCGGGCTTACGCGGCGGCGCCACGTGGGGCAGCAGGCACTTCCAGTCGCTCACGCCGAGTTTGGCGCAGCGGCTGGTGCGCCCGTCAAGCAGCGCGGCAAGGCGCGTGCCGGCGTGGTGGGACAGCACCTGACGCGGCGGCTGCGGCGGAGCGACCTCTGCGTCGCTGAGCTCGGCCGCGCACCATAGCGCGACGGCCGGTGTGGCAAAGCGCTCGCTCATTTGCGTGGCCAACGCCTGCGCCAACGCGTCGCGGTCGGGCGCTTCCACCAGCGCCAGCAGCGTTTCGCGCAGCCGGCGATACTGCGCCTCGCTCTGGCGCGCAGTGCCGAGC
This window encodes:
- a CDS encoding HAD family hydrolase — its product is MLHAITFDLDDTLWDNAGVMERTEHGHYRWLLAALGAWRAARAEPPLRLGGTELNQTNGLADYLARRQRLAVEVPERRGDFTWLRRHALNEQLEACGLNHRAALMLAAAAMNEFHRLRLKVMPHPEADALLATLAQRYRLAAITNGNIQLARQPLAHHFPVAIAAGEILAPKPDPRAFLTALARLDAAPEHAMHVGDSWDEDVLPAQRLGMHAAWIAERHDRPLPPRVQRIAHVKELPALLEWLEKRSGNWC
- a CDS encoding tyrosine recombinase XerC; its protein translation is MNSAALGGQIEAFLAALGQHSSPATIAAYRRDLAAFTAFAERQGIANAGDVDTALARRFLGAERSRGLAPRSLARRRAALSRFCEHAVAEGLLADNPIALLRTPKQPSHLPRPVDVDVLARFLDTPFDDTPLGLRDQAMLELFYSSGLRLAELAALDTGDVNASRARVMGKGSKPRQVPVGRRAADALAEWHKVRGVLADAEEPALFVGRRGARLGHRAIQKRLARLALERGLPEHLHPHRLRHSFASHLLESSQDLRAVQELLGHANLATTQVYTRLDWQHLAASYDAAHPRAKRRREESE
- a CDS encoding DUF484 family protein gives rise to the protein MSEAPEPRKTLDPDQVAFWLARHPDFFVGREGLLQQLKVPHPHIDGAVSLLERLVLDLRTRAESAEGRLEGLLGTARQSEAQYRRLRETLLALVEAPDRDALAQALATQMSERFATPAVALWCAAELSDAEVAPPQPPRQVLSHHAGTRLAALLDGRTSRCAKLGVSDWKCLLPHVAPPRKPGSCAVTRLAAGDALGYLLLASPDPEQYRVSMDTQFTEYLGDIVARLLVRLAPHE